One window of Trifolium pratense cultivar HEN17-A07 linkage group LG5, ARS_RC_1.1, whole genome shotgun sequence genomic DNA carries:
- the LOC123886371 gene encoding cation/H(+) antiporter 15-like has translation MSTACYDVLVHDPNIIWQTDNILFNELPTLAFQIATATIISRFFFFIYKPFHQSQLISQISVGIFLTQFLWGIPNMFGLLYPKTGVINIDVLTHAGVVYYAFQTGLEMNLDTILHVKKKPATIAISGFIFPMVIGPALYTLHRKVYGNGEKYPLEESKINAYVMWTLVLTVTGFPVVVHALTELKLLYTRLGKIALTTAMISDTYAWILFTLVVPFSINGTRAIYSVLSTVIFVFICIYVARPIIVKVIDRKTEKDEWDDNQLLFVVMGIFVCAHITDTLGTHGIVGAFVYGLILPHGKFADLVTSVIDDFGGAFLVPLYFSGSGMRLSFTIIFQQPNWPLTLMVIILLCVLKILSTLFATFFFGMRNRDGFALGIILNTKGAVALMMLNTAWDKSILSVPTYSVLTVGVLLMTIVVPPIINIIYKPRKQFERTKLKTIQKLRLDAELRILACVHNTRQATGIIGLIESFNATRLSPIHVFSLYLVELTRRTGALVATYMEKPSGQPGAQNLTKSQEELERINNSFEAFGEANDAVRVQTLNVVSDYETIHEDVFNSANEKHTSLIILPFHKQLSSEGALKTINIAYRDINLNVMQGAPCSVGIFVDRDIGLLPKMKFCICMIFVGGPDDREALAIAWRMAGHPGTRLSVVRMLLFDKAAEVDTSSHAEAQGILSVVMDNEKQKDLDDEYVNSFRLIGVNNNDSISYSEADVHSSEDIPTILNELETFGYNLYIVGQGNRRNSQVFANLLEWCDCSELGVIGDMLVSTSFGLRSSVLVVQQYGYGGMVLGKQSNHVTTNNDGFESLVVKAE, from the exons GTTGGTATTTTTCTAACTCAATTTCTTTGGGGAATTCCAAATATGTTCGGATTGCTTTATCCTAAAACTGGGGTGATCAACATTGACGTTCTAACACATGCTGGTGTCGTATACTACGCATTTCAAACTGGTTTGGAGATGAACTTGGATACCATTTTACATGTAAAAAAGAAACCCGCAACCATTGCGATTTCAGGATTCATCTTTCCAATGGTGATTGGACCAGCATTATACACTCTACATCGAAAAGTTTATGGCAATGGTGAGAAATACCCACTTGAAGAAAGTAAAATAAATGCTTATGTAATGTGGACTTTAGTTCTCACTGTGACAGGATTTCCAGTTGTAGTTCATGCACTTACTGAGCTCAAACTTCTTTATACTCGTCTTGGTAAAATTGCATTAACAACAGCTATGATCAGTGACACATATGCTTGGATTTTATTCACATTAGTTGTTCCATTTTCAATTAATGGTACAAGGGCAATATACTCAGTATTAAGCACCGTAATATTTGTTTTCATTTGCATTTATGTGGCGCGTCCTATCATTGTAAAGGTCATTGATCGCAAGACAGAAAAAGATGAATGGGATGATAACCAATTACTCTTTGTTGTGATGGGAATTTTTGTTTGTGCACACATAACAGACACTCTTGGCACACATGGCATTGTTGGGGCTTTTGTGTACGGGTTGATTTTACCTCACGGTAAATTTGCTGACTTGGTAACATCagtaattgatgattttggTGGCGCATTTTTAGTACCACTTTACTTTAGTGGCAGTGGAATGCGACTCTCGTTTACTATCATTTTCCAGCAACCAAATTGGCCTTTAACGCTTATGGTTATAATCTTGTTATGTGTTCTGAAGATTTTAAGCACTTTGTTTGCCACTTTCTTTTTTGGCATGCGCAATCGGGACGGTTTTGCTCTAGGCATAATTCTTAATACCAAGGGTGCTGTTGCACTAATGATGCTCAATACGGCTTGGGATAAATCG ATTCTTTCTGTACCAACCTATTCTGTCTTAACTGTCGGAGTCCTTTTAATGACTATAGTGGTACCTCCCATCATAAATATCATATACAAGCCCAGAAAGCAATTTGAGCGAACCAAACTAAAGACTATACAAAAGCTAAGACTTGATGCAGAGCTCAGGATTCTAGCATGTGTTCATAATACTCGCCAGGCTACAGGGATTATCGGCCTTATTGAATCTTTCAATGCCACTAGACTTTCACCAATACATGTTTTTTCACTTTACCTAGTTGAGCTCACAAGACGTACTGGTGCACTTGTTGCTACTTATATGGAGAAGCCTAGTGGCCAGCCTGGAGCACAAAATCTTACAAAATCTCAAGAAGAGCTAGAAAGAATTAACAATAGCTTTGAAGCATTTGGAGAGGCAAATGATGCTGTTAGAGTCCAAACCTTAAATGTTGTGTCAGACTATGAAACCATTCATGAGGATGTATTCAACTCGGCTAACGAAAAGCACACAAGCTTGATTATCCTTCCATTCCACAAACAACTAAGTTCAGAAGGTGCACTAAAAACTATCAATATTGCATATAGAGATATAAACCTGAATGTGAtgcaaggtgcaccttgctcTGTGGGAATCTTTGTTGATCGTGATATTGGGCTACTACCGAAAATGAAATTTTGTATTTGTATGATCTTTGTTGGAGGTCCCGACGATCGTGAAGCCTTAGCTATTGCATGGAGGATGGCTGGGCACCCAGGAACCCGATTATCAGTGGTTCGAATGCTCCTATTTGATAAAGCCGCAGAAGTAGACACCTCAAGTCATGCCGAAGCACAAGGAATACTCTCCGTTGTAATGGATAATGAGAAGCAGAAGGATTTAGATGACGAGTATGTGAATTCCTTTAGGCTGATTGGAGTGAATAACAATGATTCTATATCCTATTCAGAGGCTGATGTTCATTCAAGTGAAGATATTCCTACAATACTCAATGAGCTAGAAACATTTGGCTACAATTTATACATAGTTGGTCAAGGGAATCGTAGGAACTCTCAGGTTTTTGCAAATTTATTAGAATGGTGTGATTGTTCAGAACTTGGAGTTATAGGGGATATGTTGGTATCAACAAGTTTTGGTTTGCGTTCATCTGTGTTAGTTGTGCAACAATATGGGTATGGAGGTATGGTTTTGGGAAAACAATCTAACCATGTGACCACTAATAACGATGGTTTTGAGTCACTTGTCGTGAAGGCAGAATAA